GCTTAAAGATGATGAAGCCACTCAGTGTAAACAGTGCCAGAAGGAATTCTCCATATCTCGCAGAAAAGTAAGCAACTCCATCCAGCTTTTTACAGCCACGTAAATTTTTATAAGCTTTGAATTGTGATGTGGATTCATCAGGGGAAGTTGAATAATGGTATTCAGGAAGGGGAATCCACACCTTTCATTAAACAAGACTATAGAAAGTAGTTTTTAATATATAGAAGTTTCCCTTAACCGTTTCCCTTAAATGTTCTCTTTTAGCACCACTgtagaaactgtggagacattTACTGCAACAGCTGTTCCAGCAATGAACTGGCTCTTCCCTCATACCCCAGACCAGTCAGAGTCTGTGACATCTGTCATTCCCTTCTTCTTCAGAGGAGCTCCTCCAGCTCCTgacatcacaccacacactaaAATCAGAATAAATGCGGGCAGAGCAGGCTGGTCATCCTACCTGCTGCTGGTGATTAATGGTATTTTGACTAACAACATTAATATATGCATTAGCTTTTAATGGGGCTATTGGCTTCCGTTTGTTGAAGGTATTTTCTTAGCCAGCAAACGCCACAGTGATTGCAGAATTATATGCAAAGTAAATTCTTCTACTTGAAGAACCTGATCATTTTTAGGAATAATATTAAAGAAATGTTGGCTATGAATTGTTGCATTTACCCCTTTCTTGTTCATAATCTCCATTTTAGGGAGACTACTAACAGCTGAAATATTTTGAACACTTTATTGTAGCTTTCTGAATGTTGACAAGGTCAAAAATGTTTAAGTCGTCCAGTGTTTGCAATCATTTCTCTTTTCtaaatgttaataaagtgcTTTTCTTAAAGCTGCATTCTGTAAGATTAAAAAACActattaaaacacatttcagtAAGCACTAATGTCTTTCATCCTAAATGTATGTTCCCTCATTCGCCATGTTTTCAGAGAAAATACAAACCTGTCCTAGCAAACAATTAGGAGTAATCTTACAGAAGGCAGCTTGGCTGAGATTGCAGAGTGAAATTAATAATCTtgtaatgaatgattttaaatgACATCTTTGTACATGTGCCATAAACTTAAAAGCTTACCTTGTGCATATTACTGGCTCATATGTCAATATTTGTTTTAGAACATGGGACCAAACATAAaactaaaatgaaaaatgtcaaCTTTCAACAAAGGCATTCATTCTTTAATTTGTCCTTAGGACACAAAATCAGAGACATAAGGTGTAAAACAGGAGCAACAGAGATAATTGTAATTCAATTCAGGATGGTGTAACATGTTCACACTAACTATCAACAAAAAAATCTTTTTGAACCTTAAGTTTTATAATCAAACAATTTGTAAATACAAAGCTTATTTTAGAATGTATGTTCATGTCCTGGTGTTTAAAAAAGTTTGCAATCATGTCTGAAACATCTGgaagtattttttaaagaattgtAGAGTTTAATAAACACTGTCCCAGCAAAAACGGTCTATGTGAGAAAATAAACTCCAAACTGTGCACCAcactacataaaaaaaaaagtcagtacATTGGAGGGACAAGAGCAAGCTATCAAACACAAGTTACCACATGCTTCTAAAGCTATAGCTGTACCTTGCTCTGCGCTCCAGACACATGCTTCACAACAATACAGAGCCTCATCTTtccaatgtaaaaacaaatcttCCAAATCATCACGGGAGAGGAACATAGTCACTGTTGtgcatataaaaacatttaaactatAGTTTACAGGCACCTCTTTTCACCACATACTCAAAGTAACTTAGATTTATTACCAAAAGAGAAATATTTCCTCAAGTCCAATCTGAATCTCTCTCTTGGTTCGATCACCCATATAAGGTAAAAGCAGGAGAACAATGATAAAATGAATGTTTCACTAAACCAGCCCAAAAGCAAAGAAAATCAactggaaacaaaaaaaaattaaattggaGTATGCTTAATGCTGGTCACCGGTCATTCACCAAAGAAGGCTTAAATCCGCCTAGTGTGGGGAGCTACATGCCCCAGCCTCCCCCCATGCTGCTGTTTAGTCCGTTCATTCCCATTGATCCACGGCTGCCTCCACCATAGTAACTGCTACCCATTCCGCCCTGATTACCTGACAGGAGGGAGAAATACACACTTGAGGACCAGCGAGTTCTGGTCAAATTGGTTGTAGAAAACTAGTGCCTTACTAAATTTGAAAGAGGGGGTTTTAGaaacaaattacaaatatttgaaCACTAAGGAGTGATATACATAGGATATGAAAGttgtacaaaaaaaatgaacaaatctgATGCTGGCTTCACTgtatataaataacaaacatttcagGTTCATCTTAACGTGAAGCAGagctgacactcactgtaatCACTGTATCCCCCCATGCTGCTCTGGTTACTGTAACCTCCGGTGTATCCGGAGCTCATTTGCTGACTGCTGTGCCCATAGGTTGACTGGTTCCCTGAGTATAAAATACAGGAACAGATGAAGTTAAGTCAAAGCATTACTCATGAAACCGAACTGTCAGAATGACTGAAGCCCTTAAAAGACTAACCCATTGCTCCCATCATCTGACCTCCATATCCGCCGCTTCCACCCCCCGCTGTTGAATTCAGGAACAACTCGACATATCGATGCTCTgtgaaacaaaagacaaatgtCACTCCAGGTTTTACAGGCACTTAAGACGTACTGGCCAATGTTAATGTCTTTCTGTTAATAACGTGTGTGTTATCCAGCCTTGAACATGGTCAGTTTTTTACAAAAAAGACCCACTCTCTTTTCTGGACTATGTGGAAATATAAGCAACCAAACCAAAGCCTAAACAAAGTTACTATGGAGTCCTTATACTCCACTGAAGTCAAACACTTACGCATGTTAGCTTTGTCCTTTGACATGGCCGCCACTGCATCTTCATGTGTGGCGAACTCCACATCAGCCTCACCAGTCACCCTTCCGTCAGGGCCAATCTCCATGTGCACACGCACCGGATTCAAGGGAGAGAAGAACTGCAGATTTGACAAGCACAGTACAACGACAGGTGAACAACGTAATTACAAAATCCAGCATTTAACAACCACTCTTTCCTACATTGTGTGCTTGTGCAAATCTTACGTTGTATATGTCTGTCTCTGTGGCTCGGTACGGAAGGCCTCTCATGTGCACACAGTGCCCTGTAGTGCTCTGAAAAGAGGAACCTCCATCCCCATAACGACCATCTGTGTGCAGATAAGAGTAAGAACATGGTTCAACAGTGAATGGTCATACAGATAAAGCTATAATCtttgtataaatataaagcTCTCATTTACAGAGTAGAACACAGGAAAGTGTACATGAACACAAACTGATCATGGCTGTGATGTGGCTACAAACAAAAACCAAGTGTGTGTGCATAAATGGAGTagaaaatacacaacaaataGGAACTAGAAATTAATTTTGAGAACAGTTTTAATCTCTTAGACATCGTTAGATATTTTGACCTCTAATACAGAAACAATTCCACATACCTCCTCCATATCCACCACGTCGCACACGCTCAAACGAAACCCCGCGGCCCATGCTGTTATAGCCTCGGCCACCTCCGGGCCGATCATAAGGGCCCGGTCTCTGCATGCCCATTACCTTACGCTGGGGTTCGTAGTGGGTGCGCACCTCAGCACGGCTGCTCTTGAAAATTTCTATATACCTACAAAGGCCAAGGTAAAGTGATGGAACCAGGGTCTACAGACAGAAAGCAACAGAGCATTGCTTCGTGCACAGAAAATGAACCACTAAAATGGTCCTCTGAACAAAAGAATACAACCTAACAACTTGAGCACTGAATAACTGGCAATGACTCCGTTCAGTGACTTCATGTTTTTGTGAATTTGaaactggaaaaacaaaaataaatgaataatggaACCTTAAATTTAATAGTCTCATTCAACCCTCATTCCACTTTTCTTATGGCCACTTATGCAATCAGCTGGCATTACCGTAACCGTGAGATATACTCTTTACTGGATGCCACTAACCACAGGTTATGTTCTTGTCACCCTGTCATAGCAGAGTACAGAAAGCATTGCAGGAATAGACTTCAGTACATCATGTCTCACTCAATATTACCTGTGTTAACGGTTCCTCATGATCTGAAGTCTTCACTGGTAAAGAAATAATCCCTATGAGATCCAATTTAGTGCTGAGTGACCAGGTTTATCATTCTAGCCACTGAGATTTCACTGAACAACAGCATCAACGAAATATACTCAAGGCTAGTGGCTAGAAGGATCTAATGGGGTATCTTAAAATGCTATCTTCCAAAACATGATATACAAGCACATTTCTCCTACAGTAGATATTCAGCAAACACTTAAGTTTGACAGGGAGTAAAACAGGTCTAGTCTAAAATGAATCCTCATTGTCTATGACTGTTTTTCACTTTCAGTTATGAATTTGCCAGTATGTCTCACTCAGCACTAATGATGGAAAATAGCATGGCCACATAATGGATTTCTGGGAACTGGTCTTCATCCTCTGTAATTGTGTTTCATTGTAATTGCTAAGAGATTGAGAGAAGGTCTtgccatttctgcagtgcaTATTTGTTGAGAGGTGTACACCATAAGAAAAGCAACTTATCcagccaaccaaccaaccatCCCCACCTGTGCCCTATTCTTTCCTTGTGTTTCTTTAGAGCCTTTTCAGCTATATCCTGTGAAGCAAACTGCACGAAGGCCTCCCCCGTACTCCTCCCCTGGAAGTCCACCGGCAATGTTATCCCATTTGGCACGATTTCCAACCCTTCAACCCAAGGACAGATAACCCCAGTGGGGGACATATTAAATCACAAGCCCATTAACAAGAATTTATAGTTTGCTTAGGGATTTTTCAAATGAGAAATGATGTTACATGTACATACCAGATGGGATGCAATATACTACGTATGACAatttattgtaatgaaaaaGGGTCACTGATATGAGAGTATTCAGTAACCTAagacatttctatttatttatttaatgaagcaATGGTCCTAACAGACCATATATGCAACAATTCATATGCTAAATGTCATTAGATTATGATAAAGAGGGctttaagaataaaataaacagtaattataTTTTTAGAGAAACAAAACAGTGACCCATTGTGGTGTTTCAAGGTCTTTCAattccatttattcattttaaatttaggCTGCTGCAGCTTAAAAAAGGTGTAATCAATGTAAACTAAAATTCAGTGAGCTAATGTTTGGGCTTCTCTTTAATGAAGTGCGATAAAACAACAAGAGCTAGTTGACATACCTGCAAAAAACTGGACAATCTCCTCTTTACTGCAGCCAAAGGGCAGACCACGAAGTCTGACGAGGCCATCCCCTGCTGTGTCCGGGCAGTTAGGGCCAGTATGCTTCAAAACCCAGTCCATCTCCACATTGTTGGATTTgaacactgaaaacacataaaatatcAATTAGGATCTGGTTACAGTATCATAAAGCATACTTATTCTTTATTCCTGCATCCCAAAACACTGTCCAaacacccaccttctacatAGCGGTGTCCCATGGTCTCACGATCTTTCTTGACAGCAATTTTGAGATCGTCCTCATTTTCAAATTCGACAAAGGCCTCTCCACTGGGCCGTCCTTCCCGTGTGTATGTGAAATGTATGCTGGTGCCATTGTTGGCAATTTTGCATTcttttagaaaacaaaaatgtatttagttTGTATTAACAGATTAATATGTCCGTTAGATTCTGATATATATCTCTTGAACTGACCTGAGAAAAACCTCTGCACTTCATCTGCAGAACAAGACCAAGGCAAACCCCTCACTCTCACCACAAAGCCTTCTCCATCTGCCATTCTCAACGTAATGATtctgaaaatgaaattaaataggAAATTAagtaatattttcaaaaatatatagtttttttttttttaccctagGCTTCAAATCAATTCAAATTCTACACTATCAAAAAGGCAAGGTGTAAACACAATTCACAATTCAGCAACTGCATTTTATGGCTTCACAGACCTGCTGAAtattatttagaaatatatattcaaaaaaTGTGTAATATTATTTGTTGTGGGTGTGTCAAGACAGGTTTGCTGTTGTATTtgtgataataaataaaacactttatttcTCCCAAAGGAAAATGTTAATTTCTGTTCTTATTAAGAACAGTTGAAAATCCTTTTTTGCACCTgaccaattattattattatcctggCCATATTCTTCTTTCTGAGCTGGTCCAtctgtgacataaaaataaaatcttcaGTTTTCGGCCTTAAAGTTTTCATATGAAGCACCCAAGAAACACATTTctacactttttaaaacatcGTTAACTGCAACAGCTAGCTCAAGTGACATTAAAAATGTCCAGTTAGCTTAGCCTTCCGGAATGATGAAGTTAGcgcaaaactgaaaaaaactgAGACATAACCATTGGAATAGCATTCAACAAAATAAGAATACGTATTTTATTATCTAACCACGACGAAATCAAGCTTCTACAGATGTTTAAAGATGAAAGTCCGTGTGAAACACCGAAAACTGCGGGGAACCATTAGCATCAAAAAGCTAACGTTAACCTAAACCTTTAgctttttaaatacaaacatttacaaattctTTAAACATGTAAACACGTTAAGTTTAATTAACGGGTTTACAACAGTAGAAGCAGCCTATACTGGTCACTTGTATTGATCACATCAGCTAGAAACATTTTCACGGAAATTgtctgctccaccttaaattgtgcatcCTGACTATACGCTAAATGCCgcagttaaggtggaacggagaattctAGCCTCACAAAAGCCTGCGCCGGTAGGCTACTGCTGAATAGTGCATTACCTACCGTTCGTTTAAATCTGCCTAAAAAACACCAAGAAATTGAGAAAAAATAAACTCGCTATATTAACCTGTTTATATTATCTAAACACTAAACGCTGAAATCAGAAAAATGACTTCAGTCTCCAATCGCAAAACTCAACCGGAGAGAAGCTTGTCTCTTTGTGTTGAACAGATCTCACAGTAAAGGGACTACAGCCCCCTGGTGACTGGGGCACAATCATACAAGTATTATCAAGTCAGTGATTGAACCTTTAAAAACTAATTATTGTTCATCAGAATTACAAGTTTAGAGTTTGCGAGAAAAAAAACTCCAATGGCTTGAAAGTGGCTTAGTGATTCgacacattcattttcattgtgAATACAGCACGGCTGTGTCTACAGGCAACAACTACCTGCATCTGTCGTACACTCGTCACCACTCATTTGCAGCTTGATAGCATTGGTTCCTTGggtttatgatgtaacaaaaccTGGCAGTCTGAAGTCAAGTTTTTAAACTGTACTTGGAGCACTGCACTTTCAAAGACACTATGTCTTCTATCACACACGTTCGTTACAAGTTTGTGGTGTGGTATGTTGGTGTTGCAGTTATTGTTGCTGACCCACAAAGATCCAAGGTTTCTGGGTCCTGGGTTCATcttcacctcaggtcactgtctgaaaGATGTTTGGTGTGTGCTCACCGTGTCAGCATGGCAGACAGCGTGTTAGGAGTGACTGTGTGGGCCAGAGCCCTGTCCAGATGTGTCCTTGACTTTTATCATTGGTTTGACCTTTATCTGtgggtaatgaatgaatgaatgttaataacatatttaataaagacTTCTGGCTATATTTATTTTCCATGAAAATGAGTGGTGTCATATTTTCTCAGTATTCATACTTATATAAAAAAAGGCCCATGTTGTTCTTTTACACAGAATGTCAAGCGCCATGAACATCAATTTGTCCTACAGTGTACTGATAAAAAGATGAAGCccaaatatgtaataaaatgtttttactgtATATTCTTGTATTGAGGTGCTTATAAGATCACTGCAGGGTGCAGCGCTGTACccataatttatatatatatatatatatatatatatatatatatatatatatatatatatatatatatgtgtgtgtgtgtgtgtgtgtgtgtgttctacaaTACCTCAAAATATGCATGTGGATTATCTTATTTATAGAGCTTACTCTACAGACTGGAGTGCACTCCATGCGAATTTGATTTACGGACTATCTGGCAACCCTGCACTGTTTTTGCAGCCTGTCAGTCACATGATATGAGTCACGTAGCGCCTGTACTACTCGCGTTTCTTATAACGCCCGTTTTCTGTAAAGTCCCTCCTcctctgtgctgtgattggtaCACACGGTCCCCGTCGTGAGCTATGGTTGGCTAATGATATGATTGGTTCATCCCAACGAATTGTTTGTCAAATTGAGACATTAGTAACCAATCACAGTGCTAGAAGCGAAGTGTTAGCCAATAATTGACCCTGGAGGGCAGGACTTGTATGAATACTGGTGGAAAATAAAAAGGGGTTTAAAAATATCGTGGTTTTCTTTGTCAAGGGATCTGTTTGTGTGCAGTAATTTGCGACTGAGAAGACTGTCTTAGGGAAGGAGAAAGCGAAGACTAGTTGTGGTGAAAGCGTGCTTTGAGAACATAAAGTTTTCTCTGCTGCTGAGTTTAACTGAATCAAGTCTAAAATGTCAACCAACGCAGAGAAAACCAAGAGCTGCCCCATCCCAACGCGTGTTTTGCAGCTGAAGGACTGGTCTCAACTTCCAGACTGTTATAGCCAGACTCCCGGGGGCACTCTGTTTTCCACCACACCAGGGGGTGAGTTACATTCACTTTAAAAAGTGAGTTTGAAGATTCACATGGGCTTTCCCAGTTTAAGCCCCAAGTCAATTGTATGCAATGGGTAAATAACTGAGAGAGATTCCTATTGGACAATGTTTATATCTGTGGGTTTAAGTTATTTAATTAACTCTGAGGTCCTGCTTTGGGAAATGCCACACTGATATGCGCAAATATGGTTGACCATTTCCTTCCCTTTTAAAACAGTTGCTCAAGCTAAAACAAATCAGTTGAAAAGTTGGGATCTGTGGTTGAAAAAGATTAAAAAGTTAGTGTTTCAGACATAAGACTTATTtttgttagatttttttaaagctaGTTTTTGCCTTTTCATGCTTAATTTATAAAGTGCTGCATTTAAGTGTAAACCGAGTGTTAGAAGTTTAAGTTTCAGTCCTTGAGTTAAAATGTACTGAACTAACTCCTTCATAACATTTGTGGAGGTTCACAATCTgatgaaactttttttttgaagTTGCACTATTCATGATGCACTGGAGCGCTgttccagctgaaaaaacaaacagtaaatccaatccaaacaaacaaaagcacatgTATTTGTGGATTCTCCATGTTGGTCAGAGCTGCTATTATTGTGGTCAGTGCTGGTCAAGATACAGCCACATGGCAGTCAGAGGTGTGCTTGGAACTTTGTAAAGTAAAACGTATAGGAGTAAATAAAACCGAATTAACTTGGATTTCCTCGTCTGTTTGGGAAACGAGGTTTGGTAGGggtgcttttatttttgttatatttttgttaCAAAAAGTCAAGAATCAGGACAGAATCAGTCTCGCTCACTAATTAATGAACttaaatattagacaacaaagtTGAGAGGTGTACTTGAGTCCCTCATGTCCCTTGTCTATTTCCTTGGCTTAAAACCAGGCAGCTCTACAGTGTTgagttatataatattatggCGTAGGGTCTATGAACTGCTTGTTTATTTCAAAATGGGAACAGCAGTGCTTTGCTGTTAAGGCCTAATACAGTTACGTTATCTAATCGGGCAACAACAAACAGTTGACTCCTAGACTTTGTTTAATGAACTCTCTGCCCTAccctttctgtttttcttcttctttttctttgtctgtgtgAGGCCGTGGTTAGCACATGGTCATAACTGCAGCACAAGGAACAGGCAGGAGGAGTTTTACTTGGAAgcagccctccctctccctctccacaGCTGTTGCATTTCCGAGATAACTGAGAACGCCTTGTCCCAGCCAAGAATGAATGCAAATGGATCTTGGATGCCTCCCGGTGGAAGAGTTTTAGGAGCATTTAAGTGTTTGGTTTGAAGGGAGAGTTAATGTTGAAAAATGTGTAAATCATGTGCTCCTTTGGATTATGCCTGACCCAGATAAACGTGGTGATCTGGGAATGTGGGAAATCACCTTGCAGTCACAATATCCGTCATGTGGAAGCAAACAGTATTACGCAGAAATAAAGTGGTAACTGGAGGACCAAGAGCTAGTTGCTGCAGCCTTAGTGTGTTTACTGTAAATGTTGTTTATCATTGCTTTGCAGTAGCATTAAATATTTTCTACATCTTAAACAAGTACAAGGAATAGTTATATTTTCTTCATCTCAACTTTTCACCCCCTTGGAACTTGAGACAAAGCCAAGTAATGCAGTATGTGATGAAGTTGTAGCTCTGGCTTTTTGAAGATCGCTGTCTGATTTGCATATAAAAACAACTGTTTGCTCAGCCCTATTGCAGCTTCTCTACATTCCTCATTCCACTGTACTTAAGCAGGGACTACTCCCCTGCTCCCTCACCCCTCTTTGTCCCAGACACATGGCACGAAAAATAGATGCAGTTGCATAACATGTTTTTCTGCTTGTGATAGAGCCTATGGGTACATTATGGCTCTAAACAGCAGCATTGCGATAGCACTGCCTCCCCCAGTGCAGGTCAGACTTCAGCCAATAGCAAGTCTGCTCACTGAAGAGCTTTATTGAACGCCCCTCACTCCATTGCTCTGGATGCTTGAGAGAGCGCTAAAAGGAACCTCCTCAAACATACCCAACTCAccgtgtgtttgtttacacattGCGAACAAGTTTAAACCTCCTCAGCTCCCCATGTGCTTCCTCTTGCCTCAAAATGGCTCCCTCCTTCCAGTCCACACATGTGCTCAGATTTCCTAGAACTCCACCAGAGATGCCAAGTCTGGCCTAAAAGTCTCCCCCTTTTTCAGACGTGGGAGCACAGTGTGCCTTTCTGAAGGCTGAGTTGTGCTGCATTTCAAACTCCTTCAGTTGCATGATGTAACCTCTTGAGATGTTAACAAAGCCATTAacagtggtttgatgtgaaatagtGCTTTGCAGAGAAACCTTCTTGAATTTTCTTTACAGTGGGTTTGATAGAAACCAAAGATTGTGTGGCCACAAATATGGCTGTTTTATTTACTATAGAAATTGATCATGAAACACATTTTGAAGTGTAATGGTGACTACATATAAATAGTAAAATAGTAGAATTTAAACATTTCAAGGACATTAAAAGCTTCAGACATCTGGCCCTTTATCAACACCACTGAAAAATAACCGATTACACTTTTACTTGTTGCTATGTGCTTTATGCcgtaaatatacattatttttgcTAGAGCGCTGTTATTGGTCAAAGTCTGATAAGATTAACTGTTCTGTAAAAGTGACAATGCCTAACCTAGACTGTCAGTTAATTTTGAAGGATTTGCAGCACTAAACCCACGTACACTTGTCTTGGCAGGCACCCGGATCATTTATGACAGAAAGTTCCTGCTGGACTGCAGGAATTCTCCAATCGCTCGTACCCCACCCTGCTGCCTGCCCCAGATTCCAGGGGTGACTGTTCCTTCCCATCATCCTCTGGCCAAACTGCAGGAACTCAaagaggagatggaggaggagaaagaacTGGCAGGTAAACACTATCAGCTTTGACAAAAACAGTAATGCACTGGCAAACAGTCTCCAAGTGGCGTTTCTCCTGATACATTATTGACAGAGATAACTGAAGCCATTCAAGCAGTCACAAGACATAATCACATGACAAACATTGTGGCCACAGTGATAATGGGCTTCTCTTAACAACAAATAATGGTGCAATCTCTGCAGCGTTGACTGCAATACACTAAAGAAGCTCCACACTCAGCTCATCTGGCTGTTGATGAGCTTTGTGTGTCAGATGTTCTATTTAAAGTGGACTACAAAGTCACTCAAGGGGGTTTTGCAAATAGAAAGTTGAGATGCAAAAGGGGCTCAGATTTACAAACCCAGAAAATCTGTCAGATTTACAAACCCAGAAAATCTTCCTCACACTTTGTGTGAGTGATATGGCACTTCACAGAACTGGATAATTTGCAGTAGTTAGAAGAAAGTTTTAGTATTCTTTAGTATAATGATCTGTTTTGATAGTAATTATGTAAAGCTGTTTTTGACAACAGTTGATCAATCAAATTTGATTTATTCATGAATAATTTATAGTAGTTACAATGTAACAGTAGTGGGGAATAGTTGTAGTGCCTATAAAATACCATGTTAATGACACTTTTATAAGAACAGTCAAATGTCAGGTCTAATGtgactgtttatttcttttttgcagctgaAGAAAGCCAGTTTGAGATGGACATTTGAGCCTTTGATCTGCCTCCTGTGGAGTAACAATTTTCTGCTGGGACGCTGCTACGTTCCCCCATAACCAGCACTCACTGTGTTCGACAGGTTCCTTTGAAGGGTTTTAAAGGAAAATCAAACGcagatgtgttttattttacaggTGTTTTACCAGCAGTGATCCGTTTATCAGAAAGAGACTCTGGATGTCTTGTCTGCATCCTCCAAATGTTTCCTATTGTACATATGGtactttgtattttttaaaaagggaaCTGTGTTATTACTTTATTgggagggagggggtgagggTAAATGTAATGGAATACTCTATCAAAGCTGCCCCTCATATAAATCATTTGAATTATGTAATGCAGCAAATGTGTGCCAACTGAATGTCTACAGCAACATACCAAactgaatttgttttttaaaccttGAACCCaaatccactttttttttttttcttgtgaatcatcttttttttctggattTTATCATTTGTCCAGATTTTATTACTTTGATTAAACTGTGACATTAACcaaaggttttattttttgagtATTTCCCAGAAAATGGTGGGCGTGTTATAGACAGAGTAATTACATTTGGGAGTCAAATAGAAACAT
This region of Hoplias malabaricus isolate fHopMal1 chromosome 17, fHopMal1.hap1, whole genome shotgun sequence genomic DNA includes:
- the hnrnph1 gene encoding heterogeneous nuclear ribonucleoprotein H isoform X2; its protein translation is MHNLRIITLRMADGEGFVVRVRGLPWSCSADEVQRFFSECKIANNGTSIHFTYTREGRPSGEAFVEFENEDDLKIAVKKDRETMGHRYVEVFKSNNVEMDWVLKHTGPNCPDTAGDGLVRLRGLPFGCSKEEIVQFFAGLEIVPNGITLPVDFQGRSTGEAFVQFASQDIAEKALKKHKERIGHRYIEIFKSSRAEVRTHYEPQRKVMGMQRPGPYDRPGGGRGYNSMGRGVSFERVRRGGYGGDGRYGDGGSSFQSTTGHCVHMRGLPYRATETDIYNFFSPLNPVRVHMEIGPDGRVTGEADVEFATHEDAVAAMSKDKANMQHRYVELFLNSTAGGGSGGYGGNQSTYGHSSQQMSSGYTGGYSNQSSMGGYSDYSNQGGMGSSYYGGGSRGSMGMNGLNSSMGGGWGM
- the hnrnph1 gene encoding heterogeneous nuclear ribonucleoprotein H isoform X3, with the protein product MADGEGFVVRVRGLPWSCSADEVQRFFSECKIANNGTSIHFTYTREGRPSGEAFVEFENEDDLKIAVKKDRETMGHRYVEVFKSNNVEMDWVLKHTGPNCPDTAGDGLVRLRGLPFGCSKEEIVQFFAGLEIVPNGITLPVDFQGRSTGEAFVQFASQDIAEKALKKHKERIGHRYIEIFKSSRAEVRTHYEPQRKVMGMQRPGPYDRPGGGRGYNSMGRGVSFERVRRGGYGGDGRYGDGGSSFQSTTGHCVHMRGLPYRATETDIYNFFSPLNPVRVHMEIGPDGRVTGEADVEFATHEDAVAAMSKDKANMQHRYVELFLNSTAGGGSGGYGGQMMGAMGNQSTYGHSSQQMSSGYTGGYSNQSSMGGYSDYSNQGGMGSSYYGGGSRGSMGMNGLNSSMGGGWGM
- the hnrnph1 gene encoding heterogeneous nuclear ribonucleoprotein H isoform X1 codes for the protein MHNLRIITLRMADGEGFVVRVRGLPWSCSADEVQRFFSECKIANNGTSIHFTYTREGRPSGEAFVEFENEDDLKIAVKKDRETMGHRYVEVFKSNNVEMDWVLKHTGPNCPDTAGDGLVRLRGLPFGCSKEEIVQFFAGLEIVPNGITLPVDFQGRSTGEAFVQFASQDIAEKALKKHKERIGHRYIEIFKSSRAEVRTHYEPQRKVMGMQRPGPYDRPGGGRGYNSMGRGVSFERVRRGGYGGDGRYGDGGSSFQSTTGHCVHMRGLPYRATETDIYNFFSPLNPVRVHMEIGPDGRVTGEADVEFATHEDAVAAMSKDKANMQHRYVELFLNSTAGGGSGGYGGQMMGAMGNQSTYGHSSQQMSSGYTGGYSNQSSMGGYSDYSNQGGMGSSYYGGGSRGSMGMNGLNSSMGGGWGM
- the hnrnph1 gene encoding heterogeneous nuclear ribonucleoprotein H isoform X5; this encodes MHNLRIITLRMADGEGFVVRVRGLPWSCSADEVQRFFSECKIANNGTSIHFTYTREGRPSGEAFVEFENEDDLKIAVKKDRETMGHRYVEVFKSNNVEMDWVLKHTGPNCPDTAGDGLVRLRGLPFGCSKEEIVQFFAGLEIVPNGITLPVDFQGRSTGEAFVQFASQDIAEKALKKHKERIGHRYIEIFKSSRAEVRTHYEPQRKVMGMQRPGPYDRPGGGRGYNSMGRGVSFERVRRGGYGGDGRYGDGGSSFQSTTGHCVHMRGLPYRATETDIYNFFSPLNPVRVHMEIGPDGRVTGEADVEFATHEDAVAAMSKDKANMQHRYVELFLNSTAGGGSGGYGGNQSTYGHSSQQMSSGYTGGYSNQSSMGGYSDYIR
- the hnrnph1 gene encoding heterogeneous nuclear ribonucleoprotein H isoform X4, translating into MHNLRIITLRMADGEGFVVRVRGLPWSCSADEVQRFFSECKIANNGTSIHFTYTREGRPSGEAFVEFENEDDLKIAVKKDRETMGHRYVEVFKSNNVEMDWVLKHTGPNCPDTAGDGLVRLRGLPFGCSKEEIVQFFAGLEIVPNGITLPVDFQGRSTGEAFVQFASQDIAEKALKKHKERIGHRYIEIFKSSRAEVRTHYEPQRKVMGMQRPGPYDRPGGGRGYNSMGRGVSFERVRRGGYGGDGRYGDGGSSFQSTTGHCVHMRGLPYRATETDIYNFFSPLNPVRVHMEIGPDGRVTGEADVEFATHEDAVAAMSKDKANMQHRYVELFLNSTAGGGSGGYGGQMMGAMGNQSTYGHSSQQMSSGYTGGYSNQSSMGGYSDYIR
- the eif4ebp3l gene encoding eukaryotic translation initiation factor 4E-binding protein 3-like; the protein is MSTNAEKTKSCPIPTRVLQLKDWSQLPDCYSQTPGGTLFSTTPGGTRIIYDRKFLLDCRNSPIARTPPCCLPQIPGVTVPSHHPLAKLQELKEEMEEEKELAAEESQFEMDI